A stretch of DNA from Natrinema halophilum:
AGGACGAGGATACCTCGCCAGAGGAAATCATTCGTAACGTGAAGTTCATTCTGGAAATCACCGAACACGGCGGCCTCGAGCGCTGAGGGTACATCATCCCGCTGGTCGTCGATTCGGGCGTTTGCAACCTCTTCGTTTGGCCCGCCCGGCATTTCCAATGGAACGTCGTTATATTTTGTCTGTCACGACCAAATACAGTCCATTGTGCTGTGTGAACGAATAACAATTTCTGTTTGGCCGACATATTCTTGTTTATTCTCTTCGTTCCGTTCCTATGGGCAGCTTCTTGCGAACGAACGGGGGAGACACTAACTGGACACTTCGATTCGGTGCGGTTCTCTTCGGAGCAGCGAGCATAATGGCGGTTGCCGGCTCCGTCGGTGGGATGCCTGGACTCGTTCTCGGAGCGGTCCTCGTCGGGGGGACGGGGACCGCCCTCGGCCACCGCGTCGACAGCGCACACGAGGACGTGGTTTCGAACGTCGAAGCCGCGCTCGATGAGTCCGATTCTGCGGCCTTCGATGGCGGGTTTCGGGAACTGGACGGTGCCTTCGATAAACGCGTCTCCGAGAACCGAGACCTCCGACAACGGGTCGACGAGTTAGAGGCGACTCTCGAACGCACAACGCGGCGAAACGAGCGCATCGAGAGCCAGAGCGAACGGTTGCAGGAGGCAATGCAACTGTGTGCCGCCGGCCAACTCGCGCATCGAATCGATTTCGACGAGGAATCGCCACTGGACGTTGCGGACGACTTCAACGAGATGATGGACGAACTCGAGGCGACGGTGCGACACCTGAAAGACTTCATCACTCTCGTCGTTTCCTCGAGTAACGAAGTGATGTCGGGAACCGAGGAAGTCAGCGAAGCCAGCGACCAGATCAGCGAGACGATCCAGAAGATCGCAGCGGGTGCGAACGTCCAGTCCGAGCGACTGCAGTCGGTCAACGGCGAGATGGAAACGCTCTCCTCGAGTATCGAGGAGATCGCCAGTCTGTCGGACGAAGTCGCGACGCTCTCCGAGCGGACGGCGGAAGTCGGTCGGCAGGGCCAGGAAGCAGCGAAGACGGCGATCGATGGCCTGAACGACATGGAGGACGGCTCGACGGAAGCAGTCGAAGCGATCGAGACGCTCCAGTCGGAGATGGAAGCGATCGACGAACTGGTCGAGTTTATCAGCGATGTCGCTCGCGAGACGAACATGCTGGCGCTGAACGCCAACATCGAGGCGACTCGCAACAGTAGTGGCGATCAATCCGGCGAGGGCTTTGCTGCAGTCGCAAACGAAGTCAAGGAACTCGCGGCCAAGAGCAGAGAGGCCGCCGAAAACATCGAGAAGCGCATCGAGGACGTTCACGAAAAGACCGAGGTCGCGACGAACACCGTCCGAGAGACCGAGAGCCGAGTCGCTGCACACACCGATTCGGTCGAAAACGCCCTCGACGCGCTCGACGAAATCGCGGAGTACGCCGAGGAGACCAACCACGGCGTCCAGGAAATGCATACGGCGGCCGACGAACAGGCCAAGTCGACACAGCAGGTGGTCGCCCTCGTCGACGAAACGGCGACGATCAGCGACCAGACCTCCGATCTGGCCGAAGACGTCTCCGCCTCCGCCCAAGAACAGACGGCCTCGCTTACCGACGTCGCGACGAACACCGAGCAACTCGCGCAGAACGCAAACTGGCTGCTCGACACGCTCGAGATGTACAAAGCGCGACAGGACGTGCCGGGGATGGATCAACAGTCGCCGACAGCTCAGGTCGATTCCCCGCCAGCGGCGACGGCGGGGGCGGCCAGTGATACCGGCTCGCCCCTCCCGGGTGCGACGACGCCCGGCGGAGCGGAAATGTCGTCCGGATCGACAGCTGAAGGACTCGCTTCTCCGGACGATACCGCCGACGAAGTCCCGTCGCCGGCGAGCGAAACCGCTCCCGAGACGTCGCCAGACTGGGTGACGAAATCGAACTCCTGGCCGACGGATGAATCCGAAGAGTTCACGTTCGGAGAGGCGGCGGACACCGGTGGGCTCCCGACGCAGTTCCAGACGGGAATGGCGATCGATGACGATAGTTACGAGGCTGGCCGTCGGGCAACGGCGCAGGCGTTCGACGCGATGGATACCGAGCGGGTAGACTTCTGTCAGGTCTTCTGTTCGCCGGCGTACGAGTACGAGGCGGTTCTCGAGGGAATCCGAGACGTCATCGGACCCGACGCGAAGTTGATCGGTGCCTCGTCGTCGGGCGAGTTCACCGAAGAGTCGGTCGCCGAAGGGACCGTCACGGTGTCGCTGGTGGCCAGTGACACGATCGAATTCTTCACGGGACTCGGGACGGACCTCTCCGACGGGGTGGTCGGCGCGGTGAACGAAGCCATCGAGACGCTTCCCACGTCGGTCGAGGGATATCCGCATCTTTCGGCGATCAACCTCCACGACGGATTGGCCGGAATCAGCGACCAGATCGCGGTCGTCACACAGCGGAATCTCGGTCACGAGGCCAGTTTCGTCGGCGGCTCCGCAGGTGACGACCTCGCGATGGAAGCGACCCACGTCTTCCACGACGACACCATCGCGACCGATTCGGTCGTCATCGCCCTCATGGCCTCGAAAGAGCCCGTGACGATCGCGGTCGGACACGGTCACTCGCCCATCTCCGAACCGGTGACGGTGACGAAGTCCGAGGGTGGGACAGTCCGGGAACTGGACGGCCGGCCCGCCTTCGAGGTGTGGCGCGAGGCGGTCGAATCGTATCTCGCCGAGACGGATCGAACCATCGACTTCGACGCTATCGAAGACGACAGCATGGAACTGCTCGGGTTGTTGACGGAGTTCGAGTTCGGCCTCGAAGAAGGGCAAGGTGCGATCAGCGACGGATACAAGATCCGCTGGCCCGGCTTACGACAGAAAAAAGAGGGCCCGCTCGACTTCCCCGTCGGCGTCCCCGAGGGGACGGTGCTGCGCGTGATGCACAGTCCTCCGGAGGAACAGATCGTCTCCGCTCGCGAGACGGCTAACACGGCGATTCGAAACGCGCCCGGTGAGGTTTCCGGCGGCTTCGTCTACGATTGTGCGTGTCGGTCGATCATCCTCGGAGAGAACTTCGACGAGGCGGTCGACGCGATGAACGAGGAACTGGGCGTCCCCTTCAGCGGGTTCGAAACGTACGGCGAACTCTGCATGGAGCGCGGCCTGATGAGCGGGTATCACAACACGACCTCTGTCGTGATGTTGCTTCCGAAGTAGCCGGTGTCCGCGACGGTATCAATCCCAGAGTCGCCGGTGTCTCGGGAGCATCGTCGGCAGTGATCCCGGCCGGTCCGGCATTTTCCCCTCCAGTCGTGACGAACGTACCCCCGGCCTACCGGATCGCCACCGTTCCGACGAGCCCACTGAGCCGCGGCACTTTTGCGTTTCTGCCACGAGATCCGTACGTGGACGCGAATCAACAGTCTCGAGCGAACCCCTTCGGCATGGACGAGGAGTGTCGGAACTGTCCGGCGCTGTGCCAAACGCGCACGCAGGTCGTCCACGGCTACGGCGACGTCGGCGCTGATTTCCTGTTCGTCGGCGAACGGCCGACGGCGCGTGCGGACGAGGTGGGTGTCCCGTTCGCCGGTACAGGCGGGAGTGACGGTGACGGTGGGCTTCGGCGCATGCTCGAGCGTCTTGGCCTCTGTGACGTCTCTTCCCCGGCCGACGAACCGATACTCGAGAACGTCTATCTGACGAACCTCACCCGCTGTCGCGACCCTGATCGGCAGCCGACCGACGAGGAAGTCACTACCTGCGAGCCATATCTCAACGCCGAAATTCGGATGATCAACCCGGAAATTCTCGTCCCCGTCGGCGAGCGCGCACTGACTGAACTGGGTACGGACTATACGACGACCCCGGCCGAAACCCTCACGCTCCCCGACGACCACGCCGCGCGAATTCGCGGTCGCGGGTTCGAACTGGTGCCCATGATCGATCCGCGTGACCAGACCGAAGAACAGACGCGAGCGTGGCTCGAGGCATTCGCGACACTGATGGCGTCGGATTATCGGCAGACGAAGGGAAGACAGGAACGGTAGACTGGCACCGGTACGACACCAGGAACGACCGGAACGATGGAACAATCGGAACGAACGACCGGGGCCGAAATGGAGCCGAACCGGCGGCCGCTACCTACCAGTACGGGTTTTCGCGCCAACGTTTCGAGCCCGCGCCCAGGCCGATCAGTGAACCGACGGCAAGTATCGCGACGACGAGGGCGCCGACAGTCGACGTGAGGTAATCGGATGAGTTGATCAGGTAGCCGTTGCTGAAACCGTATACGCCGAGGACTGCAAGCGCTGCGATCACGAGCGTCGCGAGCAGTCCGGCGATCGAGCGATCGTCCATACACGGCCGAAGACACTCCGCCGTTATAATTCGTCGCTATTTCGGTTCCGGTCTCGGTCTTCGACGCTTGAAACCCATACCTTCGAGGCCCGGAAGCGCCGCGTTCAAGGACCGCGCGCCCGGACTAGTCGGCATGATCGTCGTCGTTCCGGTCGATCCACCCCGGGAAGGCCTCGTCCTGTCGTCGCTCGTCGAGCAGTCTCCGATTTCCGACGGCGAGGCGGTCTCGCTGTACGAAGCCGCCGTCGCCGACGTCCTCTGGGCCGTCGCACGGAGCGGTGGCGACCTCCTGATCAACTACCGCGACGCGGAGAGTTTGCCCGAAGCGCACTCGGGCGGCGACCCCGAGAGCGAAGTCCGAGCCCTCGCCGTCGACGTACTCGGGGAGAGCGCGGACGTCCGATTCGAACGGCAGGTCGGCTCGAGCCGATCGGCGCGCGTCGGAAACACCGTCGCGCACCTTCTCGAGCGCGAAGATGCACAGAGCGTCGGCGTCCTCGAGCCGACCGTCCCGCTCGTCAATCGGACGGAGATAGACGGGGCGGCGATGTCGCTGCGTCGTCACGACGTCGTGCTCGGGCCCGCCGACGGGGGCCGAACCTATTTCGCAGGGTTTTCGGAGCCGATCGACTTTGCGGACGCGTACGCGACGCCCGAACTATCGTCGCTCGCACAGCGCGCGGTCGCCGATGGCTTCGGCGTCGGCTTCGCCCCGATGCTTCCAACAGTCGCGACGCCGGCCGGCCTCCGGTCGACACTCGTGGGGCTTGAGGCCCGGCGTGTCGCCGATCGGCCGATTGCCGAGGCGACGGCCGCCCTCGTGGATGAACTGGGGATTTCGGTCGGTGAGGACGGCGGGCTGGTGCGCGAATAGACCGACAACCCTTTTTGAACGTACGGCAAATCGGGAGGTGAGGTGGGGTGGCAGAGCGGCCCAACGCGCCTGCCTTGAGAGCAGGTGGCTGTCAAGCCTCATGGGTTCAAATCCCATCCCCACCGTTACTGTCGCGAACACGTTCGTGAGCGACAGCGAGGTCGATGGGATTCGAATCAGACCAGTCGTGCGCAGCGAAGCGAGCACGTCTGGGCGTGGTTCAAATCCCGTTCCTACCGCTTGTGCGACGGAGGACTCCGTGGGCGCCAGCGGGGATGGTGGAAATTCGAACGGAGTGCGAACCGGCCGCAATTCGGATTCCATCGTACCGGCCTCCGCCTACAACGGCGGAATCTCGAGGCCGATCGTTCTCGTTCGATGGTGGCCGACATCCGAGACGGCAGTTTTAGCGGCGTCGGTCGCACCGACAGCCGTTAGCGTCGGCACCGATCGCGGTACATTAGCAACCCTACGCCGGCCAGTACCGCGAGGACGGCGGTCCCGACGCTAAATCCGGGGACACTCCCACCCAGTCCATCGTCGGCTCCCGCTTCACCGTTCGACGGGGCGAACGTCGCCTCGAACCCATCGAAGTCGGTTCCGCCGCTCCACACCGCGTCGTTCTGCGATCGTTCGGTCGGCTCTGGCGACACCGACGCGAGTTCGTAGCCGTCGGGCCTCGTGACGCGGAACGGACGGTCGAGCGAAAACTCACTGTCGAACGGCTCTTTGAGCACGAGCCGATCCCCCTGTTGGGCGGCGAGTCCGTCCCACGTCACCGACAGCGTGACGACCCCGGTGTCGTTTCGTTCGCGGAACGAAATTCCGGCGTCGGTAATCTGCATCGCCCGTCCGGTTTCGTTTTCAGCCCTGGTTGCAATGGCCCGCATCCGTGCAGCGAAGCGCTCCGTTCGCTGCTCGCGCGCCGTCTCGTTTTGGCGAAGGGCCTGGAACGCCTGCCGTTCACCGTCGGTGGTCAGATTGAACGTGGTCGCGAGGGTTACGTGAGCCGACCCGTCCGCCTCGAGCGCCACGCCGAACGCCGGTTCGGCTGCTACCGCTTCCGACGTCTGATTCGCTTTCGCTCCCGCCGGTGCTGTGACCGAAACGGTCACGAGGAGTGCAATCATCACGAGAACGCACGCAGTGCGAACTCGTCGTCTGTTCGACCATACCGGGGATCGTTCATTAGCAGTCATACCGTTGAATCATGTCTCTCGAATCGTGGCATCGAATAGCGTCGTCAGCCGGGTCGGAACCGCGAACTCGGCCGAAGAATCGGCTCCGCATTTTCTTCGTCGGTGCCGATCTTCGTCCTAATCGGTTTCCGTTTCAGTCTCCTCGTCTTCGGTTTCCGTTTCGGTCTCGGCTTCGGTCTCCTCGTCTTCGGTTTCCGTTTCGGTCTCGGCTTCGGTCTCCTCGTTTTCGGTTTCCGTTTCGGTCTCCTCGTTTTCGGTTTCCGTTTCGGTCTCCTCGTCTTCGTCTTCCCGTTCATCATCGTCCTCTCGCTCGTCTTCGTCTTCCCGTTCATCATCGTCCTCTCGCTCGTCTTCATCTTCGTCGTCACCGTCTCGAGCCTCGATCTCTTCTTCGAGCTTGTACACCTTGCCCGACGAACCGTCGACACGAACTTCCGCTTCGCCCGTTTGGTCCGGCGCGTTCCGGAGAGCGAACTCGAATTCGTAGGCGCCTTCATGATCTTTCACGCTCGATTCGACGTGTTGCCAATCTCCCGTCTCGGGCGTCGCGATCGCTTTTCGAGCCGTCTGAAGGGCAGTCGACTGGCTCACAGAGATGGTTCGGTCGTCGTCGCGCGTTCGTTCGAGTTCGCGCGACCGTTCGCCGTCTTCACCCGTCACCTCGATGCTGAGCCCGTCGGCAGTCTCGAGTTCGATTTCGCCTTCCGCCTCACCGGTGAATCGATCGAGAAGCGCCGCCGCACCCGTTCCGCTGACGCTACTCACGTTGTCGATCGGATCGTCGAGCGTCGCTGGGTCGACGCCGGACGATCGGAGTTCAGACGCGGAGACGTTCGCCGCTCGTCGTTGGAGTTGCTCGTAACTGTCGGCTATGTTAGTCGCACGCGCGTTTAGGGTTGCGAGCCGTTGAGCGTACTCTGACTTACTGATATCACCCTCCTCGTATTCTTCGGTGGCATCCTCGTACTCTTCGCGGATGTCTTCGGCCTCCTCACGAAGCTCTTCTGCGCGCTCAGCGACGGCTTCGGCTTGCTCCTCCTCGCTCGCTTCCTCGACGGATACTTCGAACGCCGTGTTCTCGAAGTCCGTCTGTACCTCGTCGCTCGACACTCCGATGACCGTCGAGAGCTGCTGCCCGACCGTGACGTCCACGCTCGAGTCCGAGTCAGTTTGTATTGCGTTCTCCTGTCCCTCTATTTCAGCCGCCCCGGAACTCGCGGCGGCCGAATGATCGCTGGTCACCGAGGTCGCTGCCCCTGGGATGGTCATCCCGATGGTGAGCATCGCGATCAGTACGAAACCGATCGTCGTTCGTTTCATCGCAGGTGACACTCACACCACTCCGATAATAAACCGGGATGGTATTCGACGTGATTTGCAGCCGCTTTCAGTCTCTCTTGCGACCGTTTGCACTCATTTTCACACCTTTTCGTCCGTGGGATGTAATTTCGTCCATTTGCAGCCTCGATCACGGACGACGCGTCCAATTCGGCCGACGGCTTTATACGAAGGACCTCTAAACAGGTTCATTAGATGGTCGGGTCGAAAAGAATCGTTCCGGTGACGGTTCTGTTGTTCGGAGTCGTCGTGCTCTTGCCCGGGATGATGATCGTCCCCCAGGAAATCGTAGATGGTGTGTCACAACAGGCTGAGCCCGAAACTGACAACACCGTCACACGGATCGACGTGTACGCTAACGGGTCGGCACAGTGGACGATTCACATCCGAACACGACTCGATACGGACGAGCGCGCCGAGGAGTACGAGGCGTTCCGCACTCGCTTTCGGAATGACACGTCGCGATATCTCGGCCCGTTCCGAGAACGAATGCGCGGTGTCGTCGCCAACGCGGCAAACGCGACCGGTCGAGAGATGCAGGCGACCCGGTTTACTGCCTCCACCAGCATCCAGGAAGTCCCTCGTCGCTGGGGGATCGTCACCTATCAATTCACCTGGACGAACTTCGCCGCCCGAACTGACGAGTCCGTCGTCGTCGGCGACGCCTTTCAGAGCGGGTTTTTCATCGGGGCGAACGACACGCTCACGATCGAAGGTCCGTCGAACCACGCGATTGGTGGCGTAGAACCCGAACCGGACAGTCGGGACGGGAAAACGGTGACGTGGGTCGGCCGGGCAGATTTTGCAACCGATCGCCCGCACGTCACGTTCGATCCGAATAGGAAAGACGCCACGTTTCCCGCCGGTCGAGACGGTCTCGGGCTCATGCTCGTCGGAATCGCGGCGATGGGTTTCGTCATCACTACCGGATACACGGTCTATCGGTTGCACGGTGGGTCCGCCGAGACGGAGCAGTCGGTGACGATCGAGGCCGAGGAATCATCGGGCGATTCGACGCGACCGGCGACCGATCCCGCCGAGCAATCCGACGGCTCCTCGTCGGAGAAACCGGTCATGACGGACGAAGAACGTATCGTGGCGCTTCTCGAGGAGAACGGTGGCCGAATGCGCCAGGCGGCGATCGACGAGGAATTCGACTGGTCGCCGTCGAAAACGTCCCGGGTTATCGGACGGCTGGTCGACGAGGGATCGATCGAGAAACGCAGGCTCGGTCGAGAAAACCTGATCGACCTCGTGGACGACGAATAACGAGTCGGGGTGCGGTGTTCTCGACCGACCATTCGGCATCGGTCGCCGTGTTCGCCGTTTTCGACGGGAAGATAGCCGGTTCCGGATCGGTAGAAGCATCGGGTAATCGTCGATCCGCAACCGACCAAAAACCGAAGCAGGAATATGCCCGTGGGCTGTTCGAGCGCTTATCGGTAGGATAGCTCGAGCTCCCGCGCTCGAGACAGCAGGTCGCCGTCGTAGTACTCCTTGGTCTGAGAGGGGCGGATATCGTCGATAGCGCGGACCTGCTGGACGGTGTTGCGGAAGTTCTTGAAGGTGGCTTCGTCGACCATCTGGCCGTCGATGGTGACCGCGCCAGTGCCCTCGCGTTTGGCTTCGTTGAAGCGCTCGATCTTGTGGACGTCGCGCTCGAGTTCCTCGGGCGTGGGCATGTGGATGGTGTTGGCCTGAATGGTCTGTTTCGGGTACAGCGACCAGGAGCCGTCGAGACCGAGCTGTGCTTCGTGCTCGACCTGGTCTGCGTAGTCGTCGGCGTTGTAGTAGGTCAGGCCGGCGCGTTCCTTGAACAGGTCGTCGAAGGGACCGCCGATCGAGAGCAGATCGGCTGCGCTGGATTCGTTCGAAAGCGCCTCGAGCAGGCCGTCCCAGCGGGGCATGCCGTCGCCGAGATCGCGACCGCCGAGTTCGGCGGCGTAGTCGACGGGACCGAAGACGAGTGCGGTCAGTCGGGAGTTCTCGCCGAACTTGGAGATCTCGCGCAGATCGGAGCGGGCGCGGCCGGTCTCGATGATGACCGAGAGGCCGATCGAACCATCCTCGTAACCGTGTTCGGCCTCGGCCTCGGCGACGACCTCGGCGGCACGCTGGACGTCCTCGAGACGGCCGACCTTGGGGACGACGACGCCTTCGATTTCGTCGCCGATCTCGGCGACGAGTCGGTCGATCTGGTTGCGTCCTTTCTCGCAGTATTCTTCGTCCTCGTAGCTCCACTCGACGCGGGGCCAGATTTCGCCGGGGAAGTCGTACTGGGGAACCTTCTCGATGGTGTTTTCGAGCCCTTCGGCTTTCATGTCCGGAGCCGTCCCGTCTTCCATGTCGGGAACGAGCCAGTCGGGTGCCTGAAAGCCCTCGGCCTCGAGAGCGGAGACGAGGTACTTCGCCGAGTCGTCTTTCGGAACGGCGGCCGGTGCGGTCTGGAACGTACGGCAGAGTCGGATGTCGTCGGTCATGTGTCTGAATTCGTTGTCGCTTGCGGGCGTTTTTGATAATCGATCGTGTCAGTTAGAACGCTTTCGGATCTCGGCCGTTCGAGTCCCGGAGTAGACCGGTTCGTCGTTCTGATTGAACGCGATGTGTTCGAACGTAACGGTGCCCGCCTCGTCGCTCGAGGCGTCGTTCTCGGCCTCGATAACCCGTGTAAAAGCGTAGACCGTATCGCCGACCGCGACGAACGTGTGGAACGATTCGTCGTCGAAGCCGACCTCACGCCACGTTCGTTCGTCAGAGCGGGCGTGTCCGAGTGCGGTCGAGCGGGTCACGTCACCGTAGGTGACGATGTTACCCGACGGGGAGTCGGCCATTTCGTCGACGTTGTGGTGCTGCTTGGCCGTGTTGAGCGTCGACAGCGGCAGCGAGGCGACGGTAACGTCGTCCTGCGTTCGCCCACGTTCGTGGCGGTACGCGACGGCGGCGTCGCGATCTTTGGCTTCCTCGAGTGCGTCGACGAAGTCCTCGAAGTACCCTCCCTCGGGAGTGACGAACTCCTCGGGGAGATCGGGACCGTCGTCCGCTTCGGCGGTCGTCGTGCCACCATCGGTTCGCTTTCCGCTCCCGTCCGTCGCGACGGGTTCGCGGCGGGGAATCATGTTGGTCCGTTCGTATGAACACAGCACCTCGCCGGTCTCGGCGTCTTTACCGCGAGTCCGCCAGGAGACGATGCCGTAGTTGGGCCGAGAACTCGAGGTGGCGCAGTTGACGACTTCGCTTTCGACGTG
This window harbors:
- the mch gene encoding 2-methylfumaryl-CoA hydratase, whose protein sequence is MTEWTDPDTFAQALEQVEIKEKGNCFEDFEEGDVIEHDPGLTLTQFGNEQWMGQTLNHDPAYWRTDAAEERGFDEPPVHPDYLTAATLGITVEDLSEKGGYFLGRTDVRFPTAPVYTGTELHVESEVVNCATSSSRPNYGIVSWRTRGKDAETGEVLCSYERTNMIPRREPVATDGSGKRTDGGTTTAEADDGPDLPEEFVTPEGGYFEDFVDALEEAKDRDAAVAYRHERGRTQDDVTVASLPLSTLNTAKQHHNVDEMADSPSGNIVTYGDVTRSTALGHARSDERTWREVGFDDESFHTFVAVGDTVYAFTRVIEAENDASSDEAGTVTFEHIAFNQNDEPVYSGTRTAEIRKRSN
- a CDS encoding FIST N-terminal domain-containing protein, with the translated sequence MGSFLRTNGGDTNWTLRFGAVLFGAASIMAVAGSVGGMPGLVLGAVLVGGTGTALGHRVDSAHEDVVSNVEAALDESDSAAFDGGFRELDGAFDKRVSENRDLRQRVDELEATLERTTRRNERIESQSERLQEAMQLCAAGQLAHRIDFDEESPLDVADDFNEMMDELEATVRHLKDFITLVVSSSNEVMSGTEEVSEASDQISETIQKIAAGANVQSERLQSVNGEMETLSSSIEEIASLSDEVATLSERTAEVGRQGQEAAKTAIDGLNDMEDGSTEAVEAIETLQSEMEAIDELVEFISDVARETNMLALNANIEATRNSSGDQSGEGFAAVANEVKELAAKSREAAENIEKRIEDVHEKTEVATNTVRETESRVAAHTDSVENALDALDEIAEYAEETNHGVQEMHTAADEQAKSTQQVVALVDETATISDQTSDLAEDVSASAQEQTASLTDVATNTEQLAQNANWLLDTLEMYKARQDVPGMDQQSPTAQVDSPPAATAGAASDTGSPLPGATTPGGAEMSSGSTAEGLASPDDTADEVPSPASETAPETSPDWVTKSNSWPTDESEEFTFGEAADTGGLPTQFQTGMAIDDDSYEAGRRATAQAFDAMDTERVDFCQVFCSPAYEYEAVLEGIRDVIGPDAKLIGASSSGEFTEESVAEGTVTVSLVASDTIEFFTGLGTDLSDGVVGAVNEAIETLPTSVEGYPHLSAINLHDGLAGISDQIAVVTQRNLGHEASFVGGSAGDDLAMEATHVFHDDTIATDSVVIALMASKEPVTIAVGHGHSPISEPVTVTKSEGGTVRELDGRPAFEVWREAVESYLAETDRTIDFDAIEDDSMELLGLLTEFEFGLEEGQGAISDGYKIRWPGLRQKKEGPLDFPVGVPEGTVLRVMHSPPEEQIVSARETANTAIRNAPGEVSGGFVYDCACRSIILGENFDEAVDAMNEELGVPFSGFETYGELCMERGLMSGYHNTTSVVMLLPK
- the citE gene encoding L-malyl-CoA/beta-methylmalyl-CoA lyase encodes the protein MTDDIRLCRTFQTAPAAVPKDDSAKYLVSALEAEGFQAPDWLVPDMEDGTAPDMKAEGLENTIEKVPQYDFPGEIWPRVEWSYEDEEYCEKGRNQIDRLVAEIGDEIEGVVVPKVGRLEDVQRAAEVVAEAEAEHGYEDGSIGLSVIIETGRARSDLREISKFGENSRLTALVFGPVDYAAELGGRDLGDGMPRWDGLLEALSNESSAADLLSIGGPFDDLFKERAGLTYYNADDYADQVEHEAQLGLDGSWSLYPKQTIQANTIHMPTPEELERDVHKIERFNEAKREGTGAVTIDGQMVDEATFKNFRNTVQQVRAIDDIRPSQTKEYYDGDLLSRARELELSYR
- a CDS encoding DUF4897 domain-containing protein, translating into MIALLVTVSVTAPAGAKANQTSEAVAAEPAFGVALEADGSAHVTLATTFNLTTDGERQAFQALRQNETAREQRTERFAARMRAIATRAENETGRAMQITDAGISFRERNDTGVVTLSVTWDGLAAQQGDRLVLKEPFDSEFSLDRPFRVTRPDGYELASVSPEPTERSQNDAVWSGGTDFDGFEATFAPSNGEAGADDGLGGSVPGFSVGTAVLAVLAGVGLLMYRDRCRR
- a CDS encoding uracil-DNA glycosylase, whose product is MDEECRNCPALCQTRTQVVHGYGDVGADFLFVGERPTARADEVGVPFAGTGGSDGDGGLRRMLERLGLCDVSSPADEPILENVYLTNLTRCRDPDRQPTDEEVTTCEPYLNAEIRMINPEILVPVGERALTELGTDYTTTPAETLTLPDDHAARIRGRGFELVPMIDPRDQTEEQTRAWLEAFATLMASDYRQTKGRQER
- a CDS encoding helix-turn-helix transcriptional regulator, which encodes MVGSKRIVPVTVLLFGVVVLLPGMMIVPQEIVDGVSQQAEPETDNTVTRIDVYANGSAQWTIHIRTRLDTDERAEEYEAFRTRFRNDTSRYLGPFRERMRGVVANAANATGREMQATRFTASTSIQEVPRRWGIVTYQFTWTNFAARTDESVVVGDAFQSGFFIGANDTLTIEGPSNHAIGGVEPEPDSRDGKTVTWVGRADFATDRPHVTFDPNRKDATFPAGRDGLGLMLVGIAAMGFVITTGYTVYRLHGGSAETEQSVTIEAEESSGDSTRPATDPAEQSDGSSSEKPVMTDEERIVALLEENGGRMRQAAIDEEFDWSPSKTSRVIGRLVDEGSIEKRRLGRENLIDLVDDE
- a CDS encoding DUF7096 domain-containing protein, whose amino-acid sequence is MKRTTIGFVLIAMLTIGMTIPGAATSVTSDHSAAASSGAAEIEGQENAIQTDSDSSVDVTVGQQLSTVIGVSSDEVQTDFENTAFEVSVEEASEEEQAEAVAERAEELREEAEDIREEYEDATEEYEEGDISKSEYAQRLATLNARATNIADSYEQLQRRAANVSASELRSSGVDPATLDDPIDNVSSVSGTGAAALLDRFTGEAEGEIELETADGLSIEVTGEDGERSRELERTRDDDRTISVSQSTALQTARKAIATPETGDWQHVESSVKDHEGAYEFEFALRNAPDQTGEAEVRVDGSSGKVYKLEEEIEARDGDDEDEDEREDDDEREDEDEREDDDEREDEDEETETETENEETETETENEETEAETETETEDEETEAETETETEDEETETETD